A genomic region of Arachis stenosperma cultivar V10309 chromosome 9, arast.V10309.gnm1.PFL2, whole genome shotgun sequence contains the following coding sequences:
- the LOC130948903 gene encoding putative disease resistance RPP13-like protein 1 has protein sequence MAAKLEGGAYLSSFVYAISKKLSSILEDDSILEDDYSTQKLLEKLDDYLYDVEPVLDDAELKQFGNDRVKKWLVDLQDALYMADDFLDELSTKAATATPECQVGHIMETSIHVSLVVSSDIFGRDEDTKNIIKLLLDDTCDAESLVTVIPIVGMGGIGKTTLAQLVYNDAKVMGKFDTRAWVCVAENPDPLHVTRTIIGAIDSSPRDQDNFNLLQTNLKEKLTGKTFLVVLDDVWHDQRDMWEDFLKPFRYGNNGSKILLTTRNKNVASVFAPINLHYGLSLLSNEDCWSVFLKHSTISTNSKQYTTLEIIGRKIVEKCKGLPLAVKTLGGLLRNKHNEGDWENVLKSKIWELSNSKIVPALRVSYHYLPSYLKRCFVYCSLYPEDYEFDKDELILLWMAENLLQPNENNTLKNTGCAYFDELVARSFFQPSNSERGLYVMHDLMHDLATFFAGKFYFKLEGSENLHGVDSKIRHLSFSSRSWGIITSFGEACKRAVHLRTALDFSSYRSIDVEGKPWLLQQQLRVLSFPINSLPESIGEMIYLRYLNLSKVWIVTLPESICKLYNLQTLILRKCDGLKMLPSRLQDLVNLQHLDIRGVSCLKEMPKKMSKLKHLNFLSYYIISEHEENGIRELGTLDNLHGSFHIRNLEKIKNSDEALEAKMGNKKYINTLKLEWLPGTYTDDVKTERHILEGLQPHENLKEISIKGYRGETFPDWLSLSPTPI, from the exons ATGGCTGCAAAACTTGAAGGTGGAGCTTATCTCTCTTCTTTTGTTTATGCTATTTCAAAGAAGCTGTCTTCAATACTTGAAGATGACTCTATCCTCGAAGATGACTACTCTACTCAGAAGTTGCTTGAAAAGTTGGATGATTATCTGTATGATGTTGAACCTGTGCTTGATGATGCTGAGCTGAAGCAGTTCGGTAACGATAGAGTGAAGAAGTGGCTTGTTGATCTCCAAGATGCTCTCTATATGGCTGATGACTTCCTCGATGAACTCTCCACTAAAGCTGCCACTGCCACTCCAG AGTGCCAAGTTGGACACATCATGGAGACTTCCATCCACGTCTCTCTCGTTGTTAGTTCTGACATATTTGGTCGGGACGAAGACACGAAGAACATAATCAAATTGCTGTTAGATGATACCTGTGATGCTGAATCACTTGTGACTGTGATTCCCATTGTAGGTATGGGTGGGATAGGAAAAACTACTTTGGCTCAATTGGTTTACAATGATGCCAAAGTCATGGGAAAATTTGACACTAGAGCATGGGTGTGTGTTGCTGAAAATCCTGACCCTCTCCATGTTACAAGGACAATAATAGGGGCAATAGATTCTTCTCCCCGTGACCAggataattttaatttacttcAGACTAATCTGAAGGAAAAATTGACAGGAAAGACCTTCTTGGTTGTTTTAGATGATGTCTGGCATGATCAACGAGACATGTGGGAAGATTTCCTAAAACCTTTTCGCTATGGGAATAATGGGAGTAAGATTCTCCTAACAACCCGTAACAAAAACGTTGCTTCTGTGTTCGCACCTATCAATCTACATTATGGACTAAGTTTACTGTCAAATGAAGATTGTTGGTCGGTGTTTTTGAAGCATTCAACTATTTCTACTAATTCTAAACAATATACAACTCTAGAAATAATTGGTAGAAAAATTGTTGAAAAGTGTAAAGGATTACCTTTGGCAGTGAAGACACTTGGAGGTTTATTGCGCAACAAGCATAATGAAGGGGATTGGGAGAATGTACTTAAAAGTAAAATTTGGGAACTCTCCAACAGTAAAATTGTTCCTGCATTAAGAGTCAGTTATCATTACCTCCCTTCATATTTAAAGCGATGTTTCGTTTATTGCTCTTTATATCCCGAGGATTATGAATTTGACAAAGACGAATTAATCCTGTTATGGATGGCTGAAAATCTTTTACAACCAAACGAAAACAACACATTAAAAAATACTGGTTGTGCATATTTTGATGAATTAGTTGCAAGGTCATTTTTTCAACCATCTAATAGTGAGAGAGGGTTATATGTAATGCATGATCTCATGCATGATCTAGCAACGTTCTTTGCTGGGAAATTCTATTTCAAACTCGAGGGATCTGAGAATCTACACGGGGTAGATAGCAAAATTCGTCATTTGTCCTTTTCTTCAAGATCTTGGGGTATTATCACGTCATTTGGAGAGGCCTGTAAGAGAGCAGTACACTTGAGAACAGCTTTAGATTTTTCTTCGTATCGATCAATTGATGTTGAAGGCAAACCCTGGCTGTTACAACAACAATTGAGAGTTTTGTCATTTCCTATAAATTCATTGCCTGAATCAATAGGTGAAATGATTTATTTGCGTTATTTAAATCTGTCTAAAGTATGGATTGTGACATTGCCAGAGTCAATATGTAAATTATACAATCTCCAAACTTTGATATTGAGGAAATGTGATGGCTTAAAGATGCTTCCCAGCCGCTTGCAAGATCTTGTGAACCTACAACACCTTGATATTCGAGGTGTTTCTTGTCTGAAAGAGATGCCGAAGAAAATGAGCAAGCTAAAGCATCTAAACTTCTTAAGTTATTATATCATCAGCGAGCATGAAGAGAATGGAATAAGAGAATTGGGAACACTGGACAATCTTCACGGCTCATTTCACATTCGCAACTTGGAGAAGATCAAGAATAGTGATGAAGCTTTGGAGGCAAAGATGGGTAACAAGAAGTACATCAATACTTTGAAACTGGAATGGCTTCCAGGAACTTACACGGATGATGTCAAAACTGAAAGGCATATACTTGAGGGGTTACAACCTCATGAAAACTTGAAAGAAATATCAATTAAGGGTTATCGGGGTGAAACATTCCCAGATTGGTTAAGCCTTTCTCCTACTCCAATATGA